CGGTGCTCCTTAGCTCTCATCCAAGTAGACACCCTGATAACGTTCGGAAATTACCTCGTGAATAGCACCATAGGGGCTACTGAGATAACGTCCCTATCCTATGGACGGATCACCTTCGACATTGTCACACGCCCTCACTCGACGATACATTTCGAAGAGTCTGAATGTAATCTATTACATTGGTGCAAAGACCAGTGGGTAGGACATTTATGACATTTATGTCATCACCTTCCCTCCCATTTCCGGCCAAATGCTggaagtaaaaatttcattcaacaCCAGGATTAGAACCGGCTTACCTCATAGTTGAGCAGCTAAACTTCTGGATAATCCTCATAGGTGCTCTTGGGACATCCCCGAGACATAAAATAACAGTTACTCCGCGAGGACATCTGTAAGCCATCTCCCTTGTATTCAGAGGGCATTTTCATAGTGTCATAGCAATGAACCGAAGGGGAGTATCGTGTATTTAGTAACATGGGTAGGCGGCAGGCTCAAGAGTGGAGACAGTTTCATCACTTCTTGCGACCCTTTCTTTAATCGACTTGCATTTCGAGGTAACACTGAGTCTGTTTTTTGACCTTGTACattgaataaatacactactggccattaaaattgctacatcaagaagaaatgcaatgataaacgggtaatgattggataaatatattgtaattgaactgacatgtgattacagtttctcgcaatttgggtgcatagatagtgagaaatcagaacaaccacctctgacgttttgcaattcgtgcacccaggttcgtcgttgagtacaccatcgcaggcgcttctgtctgtgatgcagcgtcaagtgtaaccgcagccatggtctccaagttgatagtccctgctgctgaaaacctcgtcgaactattcgtgcagatggttgttgtcttgcacacgtccgcatctgttgactcaggaatcgagacgtggctgcacgatccgttacagccaagcggataagatgcctgtcatctcgactgctagtgatacgaggccgttgggatccagcaaggcgttccgtattaccctcctgaacccaccgattccatattctgctaaaagtcattggatctcgaccaacgctagcagcaatgttgcgatacgatgaaccgcaatcgcgataggctacaatccgacctttataaaagtcgaaaacgtgatggtacgcatttctcctcctcacacgaggtatcacaacaacgttccgccaggcaacgccggtcaactgctgtttgtgtatgagaaatcgattggaaactttcctcatgtcagcacgttgtaggtgtcgccaccggcgccaaccttgtgtgatttctctgaaaagctaatcatttgcatatcatagcatcttcttcctgtcggttaaatttcgcgtctgtagtacgtcatcttcgtggcgtagcaattttgttggccagtagtgtatattaatagtGTCTGTCCCGCAGATATACAAATGAAACATCAGCTACGCTCACGCATGTTCTTTATTTGTATTAGTTCATTACAAGAGTGTTGCACATAAAAAGGAACAGATATGTACAGCAAGCCTGTAGTACAGTTTTGGACAGTTTATTGGCGCAGCAGGCATGTTAGCGATTGATCAGTGGTGGCGTTCCACTGCTGTCGTCCTCCTACTTGCGGCAGTGGCAGACGCCCTCTTTGCAGTGTCCGCCCTTGTAGCCTTTGTTCATCGCGATGCAGTGGACGGCGCACGCCGAGTCCGCCACCCCAAAGGCGCTCAGCGCGTCACACGTGAAGCGCACGTGGCGGTCGCCGTGGTGCTCCTCCTCCACTGGTGCTGAAAAGGACAATAGAATGATTAATAGCAGGTACTTAACGTATTATCAACAGCAAATCACAACTGCCTTCAAAGAAGAGCACAAAAATGTGATCGTATATGTAGAGCTTCACTTACGTGATCCTAATATTTATCAACTACTCTTCGAGTCATATATGAGATCCAGAAtgcgatttccactctgcagcggagagtgcgctgatatgaaacttcctggcagatt
This genomic stretch from Schistocerca cancellata isolate TAMUIC-IGC-003103 chromosome 2, iqSchCanc2.1, whole genome shotgun sequence harbors:
- the LOC126148215 gene encoding defensin-1-like, giving the protein MKTSTLAFLFALLAVAGMASSSAAPVEEEHHGDRHVRFTCDALSAFGVADSACAVHCIAMNKGYKGGHCKEGVCHCRK